In one window of Fictibacillus phosphorivorans DNA:
- a CDS encoding TcpE family conjugal transfer membrane protein, with protein sequence MRRSYSYRKMWRYPIKVYSLGKGDRGLVFSKGIEIRQIVVALLILGILLLFRNTLSSFLPSSLTLAFYTVVPWMTSGLLCRARMDGKRLDRFLTGLFRYSIHKRESYCSGRRVDSNYSVSTRYEPFKS encoded by the coding sequence ATGAGGCGGAGTTATAGTTACCGAAAGATGTGGCGGTATCCGATCAAAGTGTACAGTCTGGGAAAAGGAGATCGCGGACTCGTCTTCTCAAAAGGCATCGAGATCCGCCAGATCGTGGTCGCACTACTCATACTCGGCATCCTGTTGTTGTTTCGGAACACGCTCAGTTCATTCCTTCCTTCGTCTCTCACGCTCGCGTTCTATACGGTCGTGCCTTGGATGACGTCAGGACTTCTCTGCCGAGCGAGGATGGACGGTAAACGGTTGGATCGTTTTTTAACAGGACTGTTTCGGTACTCTATCCATAAACGAGAGAGCTATTGTAGTGGGAGAAGAGTGGACTCGAATTACTCCGTTTCCACTCGATACGAACCCTTTAAAAGTTGA
- a CDS encoding TcpD family membrane protein — MLPDLTGLTDYVSTQVAAVLFIIMIVMIVRAFISQRWGQFFSSFIFAVVCYVIVANPGEFEGIAKALWDGVKNGGLS, encoded by the coding sequence ATGTTACCAGATCTTACTGGACTAACAGATTATGTGTCGACGCAAGTGGCCGCCGTACTCTTTATCATCATGATCGTGATGATCGTTCGCGCTTTTATCTCGCAACGATGGGGCCAGTTCTTCTCAAGTTTCATCTTCGCGGTCGTCTGTTATGTGATTGTCGCGAACCCAGGAGAATTCGAAGGTATCGCGAAAGCATTATGGGATGGTGTGAAGAACGGAGGACTCTCATGA
- a CDS encoding conjugal transfer protein: MKNVFSYLKRKKERRVPSARMNSRSVVSFLFWMGVLAVLFITTQSYLRTAFLNEKVNGYQDSTEEELEKMVDEGFITSPAGEAYTEEFVRKFIHIPVTEEERKKRSEDLSRYLAEGLTLPDMENNTSFKGERKLQSISLYKKRSKGENAYYTYNVSYETLPTPPVPKKGEKKIPVTPLTKKVMITVPVGTDGKNFNVIEQPYFSNAPSETRLSAVKNQEDDSKKNLKKEDELKRFATQFFTSYTENTVSEMSYLMERPESLKDLYQYRGVENFKVYDREKNTYLIKTLVLLEDGETGIVTKQPFTIIVEEKQDKFYVKKLLHSIGG; the protein is encoded by the coding sequence ATGAAAAACGTATTCTCTTACCTTAAACGTAAAAAAGAAAGACGTGTACCGTCGGCTCGGATGAACTCTAGAAGTGTAGTGAGCTTTCTCTTTTGGATGGGGGTTCTCGCGGTACTCTTCATCACCACACAATCGTATCTTCGTACTGCATTTCTAAACGAAAAAGTGAACGGGTACCAAGACTCAACGGAAGAAGAGCTAGAAAAAATGGTGGATGAAGGTTTCATCACATCACCTGCAGGCGAAGCGTACACGGAAGAGTTTGTAAGAAAGTTCATCCACATTCCTGTCACTGAAGAAGAGCGAAAGAAACGAAGTGAGGATTTGAGTCGTTATCTCGCAGAAGGGCTCACACTACCAGATATGGAGAATAACACTAGCTTCAAAGGAGAAAGAAAACTACAAAGCATTTCTCTTTATAAGAAGAGGAGTAAGGGTGAAAACGCTTACTATACCTACAATGTTTCATATGAAACACTCCCAACACCACCCGTTCCGAAGAAGGGAGAAAAGAAGATTCCTGTCACACCTCTTACGAAGAAAGTGATGATTACGGTCCCGGTTGGAACAGATGGGAAGAACTTCAACGTGATCGAACAACCGTATTTTTCAAACGCTCCGAGTGAAACGAGACTTTCTGCCGTTAAGAACCAGGAAGACGACAGCAAAAAGAACCTAAAAAAAGAAGATGAACTAAAAAGGTTCGCGACCCAGTTCTTCACATCCTACACCGAGAACACGGTGAGTGAGATGAGTTACCTCATGGAAAGACCGGAGTCACTAAAAGATCTGTATCAGTATAGGGGAGTAGAGAATTTTAAGGTATATGACAGGGAAAAAAACACGTACCTCATCAAAACACTCGTCCTTCTAGAAGACGGGGAGACGGGGATCGTGACGAAGCAACCATTCACGATCATTGTGGAAGAAAAACAAGACAAGTTCTATGTGAAAAAACTACTTCATTCGATAGGAGGGTAA
- a CDS encoding type IV secretion system DNA-binding domain-containing protein — protein MEPLMESREQPQSESDRLIGDLVLYLCVGVLILFFIVPAVTGLLPFFLLYTIKRDLYAYLCLSIGCSILMMLYASGTLFSYLGVLSGVNVPFVTDLVEQLFNQNRAYPVSSSSYLSVFALSLILGFLYYIYATYFFKRRITTKSEEVKRRKAEGRYKRFRDKRVSFLSQKQLQYRTTDKQSPFIGYTDTGEHLELKPHEMNYHMLATGGTGTGKTTLIASIMESALKQNKPVIFFDGKGERKSMLEFKALAEAYRKEVYLFSESDHHTYNPIKNGTPTETRDKLMSLFSFSTEGDGAYYTDIASRYLQLIIKLIDECNETRDLHTITKLTNLSQTKKLFQEKTTEQEISEEYETTVEVEPPQDDLDDFTGTPKQKETKVIKQTRNITVSVLSEKLQSIKNTLDDEFPSEIVEGCLTRLRMQLGELIESDLGSLFTEKEDGIDLRHITENNNVVIFSVSGSRYADYIKRIGKLVILDVNSLVAHRQAKGRQAIFAVYDEFSAYGDRRMVDIVNKSRSAGFECIISTQTLSDIDSVDPVMTEQIISNCNIIATGRVNSAKDAERIAEVFGTFQDQEVTQQVERKNNRLRQEADMGTVRDVERFKANPREIKNLQIGEIFINRKMVEEGLGDTYFRRVYVRNALDLGGLTNEKRILLP, from the coding sequence TTGGAACCTCTGATGGAGAGTCGGGAACAACCGCAAAGTGAAAGTGATCGATTGATCGGAGACCTTGTTCTCTACCTGTGTGTGGGCGTTCTGATCCTATTCTTCATCGTACCTGCTGTAACAGGGTTATTGCCGTTCTTTCTTCTTTACACGATAAAACGAGATCTTTACGCTTACCTTTGTTTGAGCATAGGCTGTAGTATTCTGATGATGCTCTACGCCTCTGGCACGCTTTTCAGTTATCTTGGTGTACTTTCCGGCGTAAATGTACCGTTCGTGACCGATCTCGTTGAACAGTTGTTTAATCAAAACAGAGCGTATCCCGTTTCATCTTCGAGCTATCTGAGTGTGTTCGCTCTTTCACTAATACTTGGTTTTTTGTATTACATCTACGCTACCTACTTCTTTAAAAGACGGATCACGACAAAGTCTGAAGAGGTGAAGCGAAGAAAAGCCGAAGGACGGTATAAACGTTTTCGGGACAAACGAGTGAGTTTTCTTTCTCAGAAGCAACTTCAGTACCGAACGACAGACAAACAGTCCCCGTTCATCGGGTATACCGATACCGGAGAACACTTAGAACTAAAACCTCATGAGATGAACTATCATATGCTCGCGACAGGCGGTACGGGGACGGGTAAGACGACCCTCATCGCTTCGATCATGGAGAGCGCGTTAAAACAGAACAAGCCCGTCATCTTCTTTGACGGTAAGGGCGAACGTAAATCGATGCTCGAGTTCAAAGCATTAGCCGAAGCCTATAGAAAAGAGGTGTATCTCTTTTCTGAATCCGACCACCACACCTACAATCCGATAAAAAATGGCACACCGACAGAAACGAGAGACAAACTCATGTCACTCTTCTCTTTTTCAACAGAAGGAGACGGTGCGTACTATACGGATATCGCCTCACGCTACCTACAGCTCATCATCAAGCTCATCGACGAGTGTAACGAGACTCGCGATCTACACACCATCACGAAACTCACCAACTTGAGTCAAACAAAGAAGTTGTTTCAAGAGAAGACCACTGAACAAGAGATCTCAGAAGAATATGAGACAACGGTCGAAGTTGAACCACCACAGGATGATCTGGACGACTTCACAGGAACTCCTAAGCAAAAAGAGACAAAAGTGATCAAACAAACAAGAAACATAACGGTATCGGTACTCAGTGAGAAGTTACAAAGCATAAAAAATACGCTCGATGACGAATTTCCGAGCGAGATCGTCGAAGGGTGCCTCACACGGCTTCGCATGCAGCTCGGCGAACTAATCGAGAGTGACCTGGGGTCTTTGTTCACCGAGAAGGAGGACGGAATCGATCTTCGACATATCACAGAGAACAATAACGTGGTGATTTTCTCGGTCTCTGGCAGCCGTTATGCCGATTATATCAAGCGGATCGGTAAGCTTGTGATCCTCGATGTGAACTCCCTCGTCGCTCACAGACAAGCGAAGGGCCGACAAGCGATATTCGCGGTATATGACGAGTTCAGTGCGTATGGTGATCGTCGGATGGTCGATATCGTGAACAAGTCACGTTCAGCCGGGTTCGAATGCATCATAAGCACCCAAACGTTATCTGATATCGATAGTGTGGATCCTGTGATGACCGAACAGATCATCTCGAACTGTAACATCATCGCAACCGGTCGCGTGAACTCCGCAAAAGACGCGGAGCGGATCGCCGAAGTGTTCGGCACGTTTCAAGATCAAGAAGTGACGCAACAGGTCGAGCGGAAGAACAACCGACTCCGCCAAGAAGCAGATATGGGGACCGTTCGAGACGTAGAACGGTTCAAAGCGAATCCCCGTGAGATCAAGAACCTACAGATCGGAGAGATCTTCATCAACCGAAAGATGGTCGAAGAAGGTCTCGGTGACACCTATTTTAGGCGTGTGTACGTGAGAAACGCGCTAGATCTAGGAGGACTGACAAATGAAAAACGTATTCTCTTACCTTAA
- a CDS encoding primase C-terminal domain-containing protein: MQNVNKKQDSIVSIPDILSFMTHDSLMLYKKKGTSAPLRNVVRFTEAEKNAPHKRGVVFVSSSKEDLTEGKGLVVTSYETLQEKYRNLSHWTPNTFRGGTYYDFKNRIIKGHERENLKQINVISLDIDTKNADLYALYIGCEELGLPRPNLLLATPRGYQVFFVLSSPFYITNREQYKSLRIAERLSNNIRHALKNYAPVDTNCVPFGFYRIPKEENVLDFYATPADTASLIKWSVDYEKRNMFSVIYSNQTREEDLTRSDWYRALITSKKIDSGYHGSSRNNALMTLALANFQSGRELEEAYDELDQFNSNMMKPLSKQEFERTLKSAYSGKYKGVKRSYVESLLELWTDGQAQFVGREGWYKFKKPRQERTRSHYDERESDLLAVLKEKTTGVNPYLEGSLRMLAETCGMALSTLKEVLKQSKQIIKQTIGRGRNAVTKIASKSVLFQHLIETRQQRTPEAQLAFIDLFPKRDQAFIVLNQNDKVTVPFLITESPPRSRSG; this comes from the coding sequence GTGCAAAACGTGAACAAAAAACAAGATTCCATTGTTTCTATACCTGATATTCTATCATTCATGACCCATGACAGCCTCATGCTCTATAAGAAAAAAGGAACTTCTGCACCACTTCGAAACGTGGTGCGTTTTACAGAAGCCGAAAAAAATGCACCACATAAACGTGGTGTTGTCTTTGTCTCGTCTTCAAAAGAAGATCTCACAGAAGGAAAAGGACTCGTTGTTACGTCTTATGAGACCTTACAAGAGAAGTACCGCAACTTATCACACTGGACACCAAACACGTTTCGCGGTGGAACGTATTATGATTTTAAAAACCGCATCATCAAAGGGCACGAGCGGGAGAATCTCAAACAGATCAACGTGATCTCTCTTGATATCGATACGAAGAACGCAGATCTTTATGCTCTATATATCGGTTGTGAAGAGTTAGGGTTACCACGACCGAACTTGCTGCTTGCGACACCTCGTGGCTACCAGGTGTTCTTTGTGTTGTCTTCTCCTTTTTATATCACGAACCGAGAACAATACAAGAGTCTACGCATCGCAGAGAGACTGTCCAACAACATCCGTCATGCACTAAAAAATTATGCACCAGTCGATACGAACTGTGTGCCTTTTGGGTTTTACCGGATACCAAAAGAAGAGAACGTACTCGATTTTTACGCAACACCCGCTGATACAGCATCACTCATCAAGTGGTCGGTCGACTATGAAAAGCGAAACATGTTCTCTGTGATCTATTCAAACCAAACAAGAGAAGAAGACCTCACACGATCTGATTGGTACCGAGCACTCATCACGTCTAAAAAAATCGACTCTGGCTACCACGGATCAAGCCGTAACAACGCACTCATGACACTTGCTCTTGCGAACTTTCAGAGCGGGAGAGAACTGGAAGAAGCTTACGATGAACTCGATCAGTTCAACTCGAACATGATGAAGCCACTCAGTAAACAAGAGTTCGAACGTACGTTAAAAAGCGCGTACTCTGGTAAGTATAAAGGAGTGAAGCGTTCGTATGTAGAGAGTCTTCTCGAACTCTGGACGGATGGACAAGCTCAGTTCGTAGGACGAGAAGGGTGGTATAAGTTTAAAAAGCCACGGCAAGAACGAACCCGCTCTCACTATGATGAACGAGAAAGCGATCTACTAGCTGTACTAAAGGAAAAAACAACAGGTGTGAACCCGTATCTTGAAGGATCCCTACGCATGCTCGCTGAAACATGCGGCATGGCACTTTCTACGTTAAAAGAAGTGTTAAAGCAGTCCAAACAGATCATCAAGCAGACGATCGGCCGTGGTCGAAACGCGGTGACGAAGATCGCATCCAAAAGTGTTCTATTTCAGCATTTGATCGAGACGCGACAACAGAGAACACCAGAAGCGCAGCTGGCGTTTATCGACTTGTTTCCAAAGCGTGATCAAGCATTCATCGTGCTCAACCAAAACGACAAAGTAACGGTTCCGTTTTTAATTACCGAGTCTCCACCACGAAGTCGGTCGGGTTGA
- a CDS encoding HNH endonuclease: MIKIDRTIKPAELTDDLKTQLTNKYKTDGTSVWNHELLKVPLLHMSHKKCCYCECNIAEESKYMEVEHFYPKDIYPDLVVDWANLLPACKRCNTNKSNHDPNQSKIINPCQDNPRTHIGMKLYRLKGKDEIGSNTIDVIYLNEIERLVYPRFQIGTEVQESIEDILEKTKEYYEGKSVSTRRKNRIVNGLKKIMEEGRPQKEYSAVVASVILNDNNFNYCKDLLINLSLWDDELIQLESVLSNNSLDIL; the protein is encoded by the coding sequence ATGATTAAAATTGATAGAACTATTAAGCCAGCTGAACTAACTGATGATCTAAAAACTCAATTAACTAATAAATATAAAACTGATGGGACTAGCGTTTGGAATCATGAGTTACTAAAAGTACCATTATTACATATGAGTCATAAGAAATGCTGCTATTGTGAATGTAATATTGCTGAAGAAAGCAAGTATATGGAGGTAGAACATTTTTATCCAAAAGACATATATCCCGATTTAGTAGTAGATTGGGCGAATCTATTACCTGCTTGCAAAAGATGTAATACTAATAAGAGTAATCATGATCCTAATCAATCTAAAATCATAAATCCATGTCAAGATAACCCTAGAACGCATATCGGTATGAAGTTGTATAGATTAAAAGGTAAAGATGAAATAGGGTCTAATACTATAGATGTTATATACTTAAATGAAATTGAAAGACTAGTATATCCTCGTTTCCAAATTGGGACTGAGGTTCAAGAGTCTATAGAAGATATTTTAGAAAAAACGAAAGAGTATTATGAGGGGAAATCAGTTAGTACTAGAAGAAAGAATAGAATTGTAAATGGATTGAAAAAAATAATGGAAGAGGGGAGGCCTCAAAAAGAGTATAGTGCTGTAGTTGCCAGCGTCATACTTAATGATAATAATTTCAATTATTGTAAAGACCTACTAATTAATTTATCTCTTTGGGACGATGAATTAATTCAATTGGAAAGTGTACTTTCAAATAATTCACTCGATATTCTTTAA
- a CDS encoding AAA family ATPase: MKIKTLSIEGIGGIDTLELSFNPGLNLICGPNGVGKTTILECISHSFAHYGSKTLRRNSSYQQGRWRLSINVNESDISRDFNRIYFHPSEAQEYSNNAFQDQLLKLFVFKSIRPLYHVEVNAIEKDPVKEIHQMGEEIVNGTSAHDIKGWFLSRFMWSKHENLLTNEQLENLELAKKCFGIIEPNVSFKSVIPDTHEILLTSFGKEIYFEYLSSGYKSVLFLLLGLIKQIEHRFKDPRISVKDFDGVILIDELDLHLHPQWQAKLIEIFKEVIPNAQIIASTHSPHMLQVAEPKELIALGLNEESKVYVRELPSSTFGYQGWTVEEILTDVMGLKETRSDVYLHIMHAFEKSLNDENPVVASEIFNTLDAMLHPRNPLRKMLRLQLAALGGSIND; this comes from the coding sequence TTGAAAATTAAAACACTTTCTATTGAAGGAATTGGCGGTATTGATACTTTAGAATTATCATTTAATCCTGGTTTAAACCTTATTTGTGGTCCTAACGGCGTTGGTAAGACAACGATTTTAGAATGTATAAGTCATTCTTTCGCTCATTATGGTTCAAAAACATTACGCAGAAATTCGAGTTATCAACAAGGTAGGTGGAGACTATCAATCAACGTAAATGAATCCGATATAAGCAGGGATTTCAATAGAATCTATTTTCATCCTAGTGAAGCACAAGAGTACAGTAATAATGCATTCCAGGATCAATTGCTGAAACTGTTTGTTTTTAAATCCATACGTCCCTTGTATCATGTAGAAGTAAATGCTATTGAAAAGGATCCAGTTAAAGAAATACATCAAATGGGTGAGGAAATTGTAAACGGAACTTCAGCTCATGATATAAAAGGTTGGTTTTTAAGCAGATTTATGTGGTCTAAACATGAAAATCTATTAACAAACGAACAATTAGAAAACTTAGAATTAGCAAAAAAGTGTTTCGGAATAATTGAACCTAATGTTTCTTTTAAAAGTGTTATTCCAGATACGCACGAGATCTTATTAACTTCTTTTGGTAAAGAAATATATTTTGAATATTTATCTTCTGGTTATAAATCAGTATTATTCCTTCTTTTGGGATTGATAAAACAAATAGAACATAGATTTAAAGATCCCAGAATAAGCGTCAAAGATTTTGATGGGGTAATTTTAATAGATGAGTTAGACCTTCACCTCCATCCTCAGTGGCAAGCAAAATTAATAGAAATTTTTAAAGAAGTAATACCCAATGCTCAAATAATTGCCAGTACACATAGTCCGCACATGTTACAAGTTGCTGAACCAAAAGAATTAATTGCATTGGGCCTAAATGAGGAAAGTAAAGTTTATGTAAGAGAATTACCTAGCTCTACATTTGGTTACCAAGGATGGACTGTGGAGGAAATATTAACTGATGTTATGGGATTAAAGGAAACAAGATCAGATGTATACCTTCATATTATGCATGCTTTTGAAAAATCTTTAAATGATGAAAATCCAGTTGTAGCAAGTGAAATTTTTAACACATTGGATGCAATGTTACATCCTAGAAACCCTTTACGCAAAATGCTTAGGTTACAGCTAGCAGCTCTTGGTGGTAGCATAAATGATTAA
- a CDS encoding LacI family DNA-binding transcriptional regulator, with translation MATIHDVARLAGISRTTVSRVLNCHPYVAEEKKQKILNAMKQLNYVPNSSAQRLRKVKTDTIAVFVPRITNPFFSHLVEVMENEAAMYGYQLILCQTQYSKKQEVKFLELLRTKQVDGVILTSIENEWRHVQPYVNEGPIVICNEYDDEAHVPSIFLNQVEGGYLGTKHLIERGYKKIAYCAGSERRSRLTRDRRKGYELAMKETGLDINEDWYQYNAISIEDGKKVFHRIKALKNRPEAIFTGSDEVAAGLLKAARDSGWRVPEDLAIVGFDNQPLAELLGLSTVKQPIEDMARHTMQEMIRAIQGKDHKKVTNLSFTLIHRTTT, from the coding sequence ATGGCTACGATTCATGATGTGGCAAGACTAGCAGGTATCTCTCGTACGACCGTTTCAAGGGTACTGAATTGCCACCCTTATGTTGCAGAAGAAAAGAAACAAAAGATATTAAATGCAATGAAACAATTAAACTATGTGCCAAATAGTTCTGCGCAGCGATTACGCAAAGTCAAGACAGATACGATCGCTGTATTCGTTCCTCGAATCACTAACCCTTTCTTCAGCCATCTGGTAGAAGTGATGGAGAACGAGGCAGCGATGTATGGTTATCAACTTATTCTTTGTCAGACGCAATACAGCAAAAAACAAGAAGTAAAGTTTTTGGAGCTATTAAGAACAAAACAAGTAGACGGTGTGATTCTAACTTCAATTGAAAACGAATGGAGACACGTTCAACCTTATGTGAACGAGGGTCCTATCGTCATTTGTAATGAATACGACGATGAAGCTCATGTTCCTTCGATCTTTCTCAATCAAGTAGAAGGTGGTTATCTCGGAACAAAACATCTTATTGAACGTGGATACAAAAAAATCGCGTATTGTGCGGGAAGTGAGAGAAGATCGAGGTTAACAAGAGACCGGAGAAAAGGGTACGAACTGGCTATGAAAGAAACAGGATTAGACATTAATGAGGACTGGTATCAGTATAATGCGATCAGTATAGAAGACGGAAAGAAAGTGTTTCATCGTATAAAAGCATTAAAAAACAGACCAGAAGCAATCTTTACAGGTAGTGATGAGGTTGCTGCGGGTTTACTAAAAGCAGCTAGGGATAGTGGCTGGCGGGTGCCTGAGGATCTTGCAATAGTCGGTTTTGATAACCAACCGTTAGCGGAACTGCTGGGTCTATCTACAGTGAAACAACCGATTGAGGATATGGCAAGACATACGATGCAAGAGATGATTCGGGCAATTCAAGGCAAGGATCATAAGAAAGTTACTAATCTATCATTTACTTTAATACATCGTACAACAACATAG